A genomic window from Terrisporobacter glycolicus ATCC 14880 = DSM 1288 includes:
- the pheS gene encoding phenylalanine--tRNA ligase subunit alpha, whose translation MKEQLISLKERALSEIKAASSMEELDSLRVKYSGKKGELTAILKGMGKLSAEERPEIGKIANEVREAIENEINLIKEEIKKIELNKKLAEEVIDVTMPGKILKVGKRHPITQIIDEVTEIFMGIGFSVAEGPEVETVGNNFDALNAPKNHPSRDMTDTFYFNDELLLRTQTSPVQVRTMRNEELPIKIISPGRCFRNDSLDATHSPMFHQIEGLVVGKDITMAQFKGTLELFVKKLFGDNTRTKFRPHNFPFTEPSAEIDVTCFKCGGKGCQMCKGEGWIEILGAGMVHPNVLRNCEIDPEIYSGFAFGMGVERLAMLKYEIDDIRLLVENDMRFLDQF comes from the coding sequence GTGAAAGAACAATTAATAAGCTTAAAAGAAAGAGCTTTAAGTGAAATTAAGGCAGCTTCTTCAATGGAAGAGTTAGATAGCCTTAGAGTAAAGTACTCTGGTAAAAAAGGTGAACTTACTGCAATTTTAAAAGGCATGGGTAAATTATCAGCTGAAGAAAGACCGGAAATAGGTAAAATAGCCAATGAAGTAAGAGAAGCTATAGAAAATGAAATAAACCTAATAAAAGAAGAAATTAAGAAAATTGAGTTAAACAAAAAATTAGCGGAGGAAGTAATAGATGTTACTATGCCTGGAAAAATTTTAAAAGTTGGTAAAAGACACCCAATAACTCAAATAATAGATGAAGTAACTGAAATATTTATGGGAATAGGATTCTCTGTGGCAGAAGGTCCAGAGGTTGAAACTGTAGGAAATAACTTCGATGCATTAAATGCACCTAAGAACCATCCGTCAAGAGATATGACAGATACATTCTACTTCAATGATGAATTACTACTTAGAACTCAAACGTCTCCAGTTCAAGTTAGAACAATGAGAAATGAAGAGTTACCAATAAAAATAATATCTCCAGGTAGATGTTTCAGAAATGACTCATTAGATGCAACACATTCACCAATGTTCCACCAAATAGAGGGATTAGTAGTTGGTAAAGATATAACGATGGCTCAATTTAAAGGAACTTTGGAATTATTTGTTAAAAAGTTATTTGGAGATAACACAAGAACAAAATTCAGACCACATAACTTCCCATTCACAGAACCAAGTGCAGAAATAGATGTTACTTGCTTTAAATGTGGTGGCAAGGGATGCCAAATGTGTAAAGGTGAAGGTTGGATAGAAATACTAGGAGCAGGTATGGTTCATCCAAATGTACTTAGAAACTGTGAAATAGATCCAGAAATTTATAGTGGATTTGCTTTCGGTATGGGAGTTGAAAGACTTGCAATGCTTAAATACGAAATTGATGATATAAGATTACTAGTTGAAAATGATATGAGATTTTTAGATCAATTCTAA
- a CDS encoding TrmH family RNA methyltransferase has protein sequence MPINISSKDNEKVKYTKSLLKSKNRQKESKYIIEGYRILTLAIECNADLDYVFINETFEEREEYKNFLNILEEKNIKIFKTSNKIFKELVDTENTQGILGVIRFKEKKIEHNINYEDKFVLILDRIQDPGNMGTIIRTADAAGVDAIITLKGCVDIYNPKVIRSTMGSIFDMKIIHCTQEECLQELRLKDFKMVSSYLNTDNYYHETKYYERTALVIGNEANGVNDELVNQSDILVKIPIYGNAESLNAAISSAILMYEIKKSLD, from the coding sequence ATGCCTATAAACATAAGTAGTAAAGATAATGAAAAAGTTAAGTATACGAAATCATTATTAAAAAGTAAAAATAGACAAAAGGAATCAAAGTATATAATAGAAGGATATAGAATTTTAACTTTAGCCATAGAATGCAATGCAGACTTAGATTATGTATTTATAAATGAAACTTTTGAAGAAAGAGAAGAATATAAAAACTTTTTAAATATATTAGAAGAAAAGAATATTAAAATATTTAAAACTAGCAATAAAATATTTAAAGAGTTGGTAGACACAGAAAATACACAAGGTATCTTAGGTGTAATTAGGTTTAAAGAGAAAAAAATTGAACATAATATTAATTATGAAGATAAATTTGTATTAATACTAGATAGAATACAAGATCCTGGTAATATGGGAACTATAATAAGGACAGCAGATGCAGCAGGCGTAGATGCAATAATTACATTAAAAGGTTGCGTAGATATATACAATCCAAAAGTGATTAGATCAACAATGGGTTCCATTTTTGACATGAAAATCATACATTGTACTCAAGAAGAATGTTTACAAGAATTAAGATTAAAGGATTTTAAAATGGTTTCTAGCTACCTTAATACTGACAATTACTATCACGAGACAAAATATTATGAGAGAACAGCTTTAGTAATAGGCAATGAGGCTAATGGAGTTAATGATGAATTAGTAAATCAATCAGATATATTAGTTAAAATACCTATTTATGGGAATGCAGAATCATTAAATGCAGCTATTTCATCAGCTATATTAATGTATGAAATTAAAAAAAGTTTAGATTAA
- the thrS gene encoding threonine--tRNA ligase: MIKVTLKDGSVKEFENELSVLEIAKSISEGLARVVVAASVNDEVVGLDYVVKKDCTLNLFKFDDAEGKDVFRHTSAHMLAQAIKRLYPNAKFAIGPSIENGFYYDIDLEERLTMEDLAKLEAEMKKIAKEDQKLERFELPKEEALSWAKENGEIYKEELINDLPEGEIISFYKQGDFTDLCRGPHLLSTKKVKAVKLLSVAGAYWRGDEKNKMLQRIYGISFEKNKDLEEYLHLLEEAKKRDHRKLGKELDLFFIPEEGPGFPLFLPKGMELKNALLKYWREIHRQDGYVEIETPIILNRHLWETSGHWYHYKENMYTVQIDEQDFAIKPMNCPGGMLFYQAKPHSYRDFPMRVAELGRVHRHELSGALHGLMRVRAFTQDDAHIFMLPEQIKDEIKGVVKLIDSVYKTFGFEYHLELSTRPEDSMGTDEEWETAENGLREALEELNLPYVLNEGDGAFYGPKIDFHLKDCLGRTWQCGTIQLDMQLPQRFDISYIGQDGEKHRPVMIHRVALGSIERFIGILIEQYAGKFPVWLAPTQVKILPISDKYMDYANEVKKALFDAGVRVEMDDRAEKIGFKIREAQLQKVPYMLVVGEKEATENQVAVRSRDKGEMGSMNLSDFVSMVVKEDEERVNIVEQ, translated from the coding sequence ATGATAAAAGTTACATTAAAAGACGGATCAGTAAAAGAATTTGAAAATGAACTTTCTGTTTTAGAAATTGCGAAATCAATAAGTGAAGGTTTAGCAAGAGTAGTCGTTGCAGCATCTGTTAATGATGAAGTAGTAGGACTTGACTATGTGGTTAAGAAAGACTGTACATTAAACTTATTTAAGTTTGATGATGCAGAAGGAAAAGATGTTTTTAGACATACTTCTGCACATATGTTAGCACAAGCTATAAAAAGATTATACCCTAATGCTAAATTTGCTATAGGACCAAGCATAGAAAATGGATTCTACTATGATATAGATTTAGAAGAAAGATTAACTATGGAAGATCTTGCAAAACTTGAAGCTGAAATGAAAAAAATAGCTAAAGAAGATCAAAAACTTGAAAGATTTGAATTACCAAAAGAAGAAGCTTTATCTTGGGCTAAAGAAAATGGTGAAATATATAAAGAAGAGTTAATAAATGATTTACCAGAAGGTGAAATCATATCATTCTACAAACAAGGTGATTTCACTGACTTATGTAGAGGACCGCACTTATTATCTACTAAAAAAGTAAAAGCTGTTAAATTACTTAGTGTAGCAGGTGCTTACTGGCGTGGAGATGAAAAGAACAAAATGCTTCAAAGAATCTATGGTATATCTTTTGAAAAAAATAAAGATTTAGAAGAATACCTACATTTATTAGAAGAAGCTAAGAAAAGAGATCATAGAAAATTAGGTAAAGAATTAGATTTATTCTTTATACCAGAAGAAGGACCTGGATTCCCTCTATTCTTACCAAAAGGTATGGAATTAAAAAATGCTTTATTAAAATATTGGAGAGAAATACATAGACAAGATGGATATGTGGAAATAGAAACTCCTATTATATTAAATAGACACTTATGGGAGACTTCAGGGCACTGGTACCACTATAAAGAAAATATGTACACAGTTCAAATAGATGAACAAGATTTTGCTATAAAACCAATGAACTGCCCAGGTGGTATGTTATTCTATCAAGCAAAACCACATTCTTATAGAGATTTCCCTATGAGAGTTGCTGAACTTGGTAGAGTTCATAGACATGAGTTATCAGGAGCTTTACATGGTCTTATGAGAGTTAGAGCTTTCACTCAAGATGATGCACATATATTCATGTTACCAGAACAAATAAAAGATGAAATAAAAGGTGTTGTAAAACTAATAGACAGTGTATATAAAACATTTGGATTTGAATATCATTTAGAATTATCTACTAGACCAGAAGATTCTATGGGTACTGATGAAGAGTGGGAAACTGCTGAAAATGGTTTAAGAGAAGCTTTAGAAGAATTAAACTTACCTTATGTACTAAATGAAGGTGACGGAGCATTCTATGGACCAAAAATCGACTTCCACTTAAAAGACTGTTTAGGAAGAACATGGCAATGTGGTACTATTCAATTAGATATGCAATTACCTCAAAGATTTGATATATCTTATATTGGACAAGATGGTGAAAAACATAGACCTGTTATGATACACAGAGTTGCTCTTGGAAGTATAGAAAGATTTATAGGAATATTAATAGAGCAATATGCTGGTAAATTCCCAGTATGGTTAGCTCCAACTCAAGTTAAGATACTACCTATATCAGACAAATATATGGACTATGCGAATGAAGTTAAAAAAGCTTTATTTGATGCAGGTGTAAGAGTTGAAATGGATGATAGAGCAGAAAAAATAGGATTTAAAATAAGAGAAGCACAACTTCAAAAAGTACCTTACATGTTAGTTGTAGGAGAAAAAGAAGCTACAGAAAATCAAGTAGCTGTTAGATCGAGAGATAAAGGCGAAATGGGAAGTATGAACTTAAGTGATTTCGTATCTATGGTAGTAAAAGAAGATGAGGAAAGAGTTAATATAGTTGAACAATAA
- the ftsH gene encoding ATP-dependent zinc metalloprotease FtsH, giving the protein MNIINNFLKKINNPVPVFAQTKLEKENCSEDHSSSKPKTTFRDVAGLDEVKEELFEVVDFMKSPDKYIKMGAKIPKGILFYGPPGTGKTLLASAVAGETDSSFFNVTGSEFVEKYVGVGAKRVRTLFEKARKEAPSIIFIDEIDAIGARRHSESNNEKDQTLNQLLVEMDGFNKDDNIIIVGATNRLDLLDEALLRPGRFDRHIRINSPNYNSRYEILKVHTKNKPLHKDVDLKLLARKTHGFNGAHLANIANEAAIFAVRDNSNEVTNYHFDKAIERVIAGIEQKNSVLIEKEKKIVSYHEAGHALVSNIVNICPIQKISIVPRGEALGYVLQLPDEDRYIYTKEELIGKIKILLAGKAAEEIIFNHLSTGAKDDLKKVTDIADQMVCEYGMSKLGFMTIEGNSKSFMSQQVQKEANQIVEQCYKETLKLLKENINDLHLVANHLYDKETMTLEELQSLIQKEPC; this is encoded by the coding sequence ATGAATATTATAAATAATTTTTTAAAAAAAATCAATAATCCAGTCCCTGTATTTGCTCAAACAAAACTGGAAAAAGAAAACTGCTCTGAAGATCATAGTAGCAGTAAACCCAAAACCACATTTAGAGATGTGGCAGGACTTGATGAAGTAAAAGAAGAATTATTCGAAGTTGTAGACTTTATGAAGTCTCCTGACAAATATATAAAAATGGGTGCCAAAATACCAAAAGGAATATTATTTTATGGTCCTCCTGGTACAGGAAAAACACTTCTAGCATCTGCTGTTGCCGGAGAAACAGATTCATCTTTCTTTAATGTAACAGGTTCTGAATTTGTTGAAAAATACGTTGGTGTAGGTGCTAAAAGAGTAAGAACTCTTTTCGAAAAAGCTAGAAAAGAAGCTCCAAGTATTATATTTATTGATGAAATTGATGCCATAGGAGCTAGAAGACATTCTGAAAGCAACAACGAAAAAGATCAAACACTAAATCAACTACTTGTAGAAATGGATGGTTTTAATAAGGATGACAATATTATAATAGTTGGTGCAACAAACAGACTAGATTTATTAGACGAAGCTTTATTAAGACCCGGACGATTTGATAGACATATACGCATCAATTCACCTAACTATAATAGTAGATATGAAATTTTAAAAGTTCATACAAAGAATAAACCATTACATAAAGATGTTGATTTAAAACTATTAGCTCGTAAAACTCATGGTTTTAATGGTGCACATTTAGCGAATATAGCTAACGAAGCCGCAATATTTGCAGTAAGAGACAATAGTAATGAAGTAACAAATTATCACTTCGACAAAGCTATAGAAAGAGTAATTGCTGGTATAGAGCAAAAAAACTCTGTATTAATTGAAAAAGAAAAGAAAATTGTTTCTTACCATGAAGCTGGACATGCCTTAGTCAGCAACATTGTAAATATTTGTCCTATACAAAAAATATCTATCGTTCCACGTGGGGAAGCTCTAGGATATGTGCTTCAACTTCCAGATGAAGATAGATATATTTACACAAAAGAAGAATTAATAGGAAAAATCAAAATATTACTAGCAGGAAAAGCTGCAGAGGAAATTATTTTTAATCATTTATCTACAGGAGCCAAAGATGACTTAAAGAAAGTTACTGACATTGCAGATCAAATGGTTTGCGAATATGGTATGAGCAAATTAGGCTTTATGACAATAGAAGGCAACTCAAAATCTTTTATGTCACAACAAGTTCAAAAAGAAGCAAATCAAATTGTTGAACAATGCTATAAGGAAACTTTAAAATTATTAAAAGAAAATATAAATGATTTACACCTTGTTGCTAATCACTTATACGACAAGGAAACTATGACTTTAGAAGAATTGCAATCATTAATTCAAAAAGAACCTTGCTAG
- a CDS encoding potassium channel family protein, which yields MKQYIVIGCGRFGSSLATTMNLLGHQVMAIDKSEEIIQNLSDKVTHVAAVDVTDEYALRSLGLGNFDVAIIAIGSDIRASIMATLIAKEMGVEQVVCKAKDELQAKVLYKIGADRVVFPERDMGIRVAHNLVSDNILDHIELDPEYSIMEIVTPNKWIGKTLIELDLRAKYEITILAIKDGDNINVIPSPQEQLQENSILVVIGKNSNISAIVAKDKNSK from the coding sequence ATGAAACAATATATAGTTATAGGGTGTGGAAGATTTGGTTCATCTCTAGCCACAACTATGAATTTATTAGGTCATCAAGTTATGGCTATAGATAAAAGTGAAGAAATAATTCAAAATTTATCAGATAAGGTTACTCATGTGGCAGCAGTAGACGTTACAGATGAATATGCTTTAAGGTCATTAGGATTAGGTAATTTTGACGTGGCTATAATAGCAATAGGATCAGACATAAGAGCATCCATAATGGCTACTCTTATAGCAAAAGAAATGGGTGTAGAGCAAGTAGTATGTAAGGCTAAGGATGAATTGCAAGCAAAAGTCTTATACAAAATAGGAGCAGACAGAGTTGTATTCCCAGAACGAGATATGGGTATAAGAGTTGCTCATAACTTAGTATCAGATAATATATTGGACCATATAGAATTAGATCCAGAATACTCTATAATGGAAATTGTAACACCTAATAAATGGATAGGTAAAACATTAATAGAGCTTGACTTGAGAGCCAAATATGAAATCACAATTTTAGCTATTAAAGATGGAGACAACATAAATGTTATACCTTCACCACAAGAACAACTACAAGAAAATAGCATTTTAGTAGTAATAGGAAAAAATAGTAATATAAGTGCTATTGTTGCCAAAGATAAAAATTCAAAATAG
- the rplT gene encoding 50S ribosomal protein L20 has protein sequence MARVKKAMNARKKHKKVLKLAKGFRGSRSKLYRPANNFVMKALKNAYIGRKLKKRDFRKLWIQRINAAARMNGISYSRLMNGLKLAGVEVNRKMLSEMAINDPQGFAKLVEVAKAKLA, from the coding sequence ATGGCAAGAGTAAAAAAAGCGATGAACGCTCGTAAGAAGCATAAAAAAGTGTTAAAACTTGCAAAAGGATTCAGAGGATCTAGAAGCAAATTATATAGACCAGCTAATAATTTCGTAATGAAAGCATTAAAAAATGCTTATATAGGTAGAAAGTTAAAGAAGAGAGACTTCAGAAAACTTTGGATACAAAGAATAAACGCAGCTGCTAGAATGAATGGAATATCTTATTCAAGATTAATGAATGGATTAAAATTAGCAGGTGTTGAGGTTAACAGAAAAATGTTATCTGAAATGGCAATAAATGATCCACAAGGATTTGCTAAATTAGTAGAAGTTGCTAAAGCTAAATTAGCTTAA
- the infC gene encoding translation initiation factor IF-3 translates to MSKELSINDQIRDKELRVISETGEQLGIMSSREAQAMANSKNLDLVKISPNAKPPVCKIMDYGKHKYEQSRKEKEARKNQKTITVKEIRLRPGIEANDLNTKANNAIKFLKKGDKVKVELRFRGRELGHKDIGKEVMLKFIDIVKEFGEPTKAPAFEGNNMVVIIDPKK, encoded by the coding sequence ATTAGCAAAGAATTATCAATCAATGATCAAATAAGAGATAAGGAATTAAGAGTTATTTCAGAAACTGGTGAGCAGTTAGGGATTATGTCTTCTAGAGAAGCTCAAGCTATGGCAAATAGTAAAAACTTAGATTTAGTGAAAATATCACCAAATGCTAAGCCACCTGTTTGTAAAATAATGGACTATGGTAAGCATAAGTATGAACAATCTAGAAAAGAAAAAGAAGCTAGAAAAAATCAAAAAACTATAACAGTTAAAGAAATAAGACTTAGACCAGGTATAGAAGCTAATGATTTAAACACAAAAGCTAATAATGCTATAAAATTCCTTAAAAAAGGAGATAAAGTAAAAGTTGAACTTCGCTTTAGAGGAAGAGAACTTGGACATAAAGATATTGGTAAAGAAGTTATGCTTAAATTTATCGATATAGTTAAAGAGTTTGGAGAACCAACAAAAGCCCCAGCATTTGAAGGGAATAACATGGTTGTAATTATAGATCCAAAAAAATAG
- the rpmI gene encoding 50S ribosomal protein L35, with product MPKMKTHRGAAKRFKKTGSGKLKRAKAFKSHILTKKSAKTKMNLRQSAIVTKGDAERIAQLLPY from the coding sequence ATGCCAAAAATGAAAACTCATAGAGGAGCAGCTAAAAGATTCAAGAAAACTGGAAGCGGAAAATTAAAGAGAGCTAAAGCTTTCAAAAGCCATATATTAACTAAGAAATCAGCTAAAACTAAAATGAACTTAAGACAATCTGCTATTGTTACAAAAGGTGATGCTGAAAGAATAGCACAATTATTACCATACTAA
- a CDS encoding TrkH family potassium uptake protein, with translation MLKKLLIKANTMKPAQVMVIGFGVVILFGGLILNLPIAAKSGKSVGLLNALFTSTSAVCVTGLIVVDTSTYWNEFGQLVIISLIQIGGLGFMTMATMFSLLTGKKINLRERLLIQESLNQRDLSGLVKLTRYIIMMTVTIEGIGALLLSIVFIPKLGLIKGIWYSVFHSISAFCNAGFDLMGPISGEYSSLMYFVDNSLINLVICGLIVLGGIGFPVLLDVINNKKYSKLNVHSKIVINTTAILIAIGFLFIFIVEFNNKGTLGELSMKEKLLSSLFQSVTLRTAGYSTIDLTLLKESTLFLMIILMLIGASPASTGGGLKTTTVATLFLTVKSFILGKEDIEVYQRRISSTTVRKSLGIFFIGVFVALFGTLMLTIVSPGFSLLESAFEVVSAFATVGLSLGGSPTLTSFGKIIIMILMFLGRVGSLTIFIALLSRSNKIKSKVRYAEGKIIVG, from the coding sequence ATGTTGAAAAAGCTACTTATAAAAGCAAATACTATGAAGCCAGCACAAGTAATGGTTATAGGATTTGGGGTAGTAATATTATTTGGTGGACTTATATTAAATTTACCCATAGCTGCAAAAAGTGGTAAAAGTGTCGGACTTTTGAATGCACTATTTACATCCACTTCTGCCGTATGTGTTACAGGATTGATTGTAGTAGATACGAGCACTTACTGGAATGAATTTGGTCAACTTGTTATTATAAGCTTAATTCAGATTGGTGGATTAGGATTTATGACTATGGCAACCATGTTTTCTTTATTAACAGGAAAGAAAATAAATTTAAGAGAAAGATTACTAATACAAGAATCACTAAATCAAAGAGACTTGTCAGGTCTTGTAAAACTTACGCGATACATAATTATGATGACCGTTACTATTGAAGGTATAGGAGCCTTATTGCTATCTATTGTATTCATTCCTAAGCTGGGATTAATAAAGGGTATATGGTACAGCGTATTTCATTCCATATCAGCATTTTGTAATGCTGGGTTTGACTTAATGGGACCAATATCAGGGGAGTACTCATCTTTAATGTATTTTGTTGATAACTCATTAATAAATCTTGTGATCTGTGGGTTAATTGTACTTGGAGGGATAGGTTTCCCTGTCTTATTAGATGTAATAAATAATAAAAAATACTCTAAACTAAATGTACATTCTAAAATAGTTATAAACACTACTGCAATACTTATTGCTATAGGATTTTTATTCATATTTATTGTAGAGTTTAATAATAAAGGAACTCTAGGTGAACTTAGTATGAAGGAAAAATTATTATCCTCATTATTCCAATCAGTAACACTTAGAACAGCTGGATATAGTACTATAGATTTAACTTTACTAAAAGAGAGTACACTATTCTTAATGATAATTTTAATGCTTATAGGTGCGTCTCCAGCATCAACAGGTGGAGGTCTTAAGACAACTACAGTTGCTACTTTATTTTTAACAGTAAAATCATTTATTTTAGGCAAAGAAGATATAGAAGTTTATCAGAGAAGAATAAGTAGTACAACGGTTAGAAAATCACTAGGTATTTTCTTTATAGGTGTATTTGTAGCACTATTTGGTACATTAATGCTTACTATAGTGAGTCCAGGATTTTCACTACTTGAATCTGCTTTTGAAGTAGTATCGGCATTTGCTACTGTAGGATTAAGCCTAGGAGGATCGCCTACACTAACATCATTTGGAAAAATAATAATAATGATATTAATGTTCTTAGGAAGAGTAGGATCTCTTACTATTTTCATAGCATTACTTTCTAGAAGCAATAAAATAAAATCAAAAGTTAGATATGCAGAAGGAAAGATAATAGTAGGATAA
- the pheT gene encoding phenylalanine--tRNA ligase subunit beta, giving the protein MLVPVKWIRDYVNIDMDTVEFADKMTMTGTKVETVEFLGEEISNVVVGQIKEITQHPNADKLVVCQVNVGEEELVQICTGAKNVLEGDFVPVAKVNSTLPGGIKIKKGKLRGEASHGMLCGAEELGIDENLVNERSKNGIYILNDMENLVIGQDIKEFLGLNDAIIDFELTANRPDCRSIIGIAREAAVTIGEKIKYPKIEVKACDEDIDFEVKVESPKLCPRYGARIVKDVKIEPSPYWMQRRLIEAGVRPINNIVDITNFVMLEQGQPLHAFDLNELPTGKIVVRNAVEGEKFTTLDEVERTLDKDMLVITDGEKPVAIAGIMGGLNSGITDNTTAVLFEGAAFNADSIRLTSKKLGLRTEASGRYEKGVCTQLSITGVERACQLVEILGAGRVLRGTVEDYQIKQEAQTLTVNPSRIIKNIGIDLSLDGFVKILEDLEFKCDLKSDDEVVIEVPTFRLDIEQEADIYEEIARIYGFENIPSEQLEGNATAGVKTPQQKFMDKVKNTATSIGLYEILTYSFVSPKSLDKIKLPEDDKKRDYIKLINPLGEDTSVMRTTMMPSMLNVLYTNISRKVESGLAFECGHTFTPQEGLPIETNHLCVGMYGKDVNFFVLKGALETILDAVGFENYEIIPETNNTTFHPGRCATIMYNNIYIGTFGEVHPEVIDNYNLGQRVYLAELDLDLIFENSDRTIIYNPLPKYPSTSRDIALLVKDDVIVKQIEDIIKANGEDLLESYKLFDVYKGSQIADGYKSIAYSIIYRSKDKTLTDEDVNKVHQNIIRELEEKLDAKLRSN; this is encoded by the coding sequence ATGTTAGTACCTGTAAAATGGATAAGAGATTATGTTAATATAGATATGGATACAGTTGAGTTTGCTGATAAAATGACTATGACTGGAACAAAGGTTGAGACAGTAGAATTTTTAGGCGAAGAAATAAGTAATGTTGTAGTAGGTCAAATAAAAGAAATAACACAACATCCAAATGCTGATAAACTTGTAGTTTGTCAAGTCAATGTGGGAGAAGAAGAGCTTGTACAAATATGTACAGGGGCCAAAAATGTTTTAGAAGGAGACTTTGTACCAGTCGCTAAAGTTAACTCTACATTACCTGGAGGAATAAAAATAAAAAAAGGTAAATTAAGAGGAGAAGCATCTCACGGAATGTTATGTGGAGCTGAAGAATTAGGAATAGATGAGAACCTTGTTAACGAAAGAAGTAAAAATGGAATATATATTTTAAATGACATGGAAAATCTAGTAATAGGTCAAGATATAAAAGAATTCTTAGGATTAAACGATGCAATAATAGATTTCGAATTAACAGCAAATAGACCTGACTGTAGATCTATTATAGGTATAGCTAGAGAAGCAGCGGTTACTATAGGAGAAAAAATAAAATATCCTAAAATAGAAGTAAAAGCTTGTGATGAAGACATAGACTTTGAAGTAAAAGTTGAAAGTCCTAAGCTTTGTCCTAGATATGGAGCAAGAATAGTTAAAGATGTTAAAATAGAGCCATCTCCATACTGGATGCAAAGAAGACTTATAGAAGCTGGTGTCAGACCAATAAACAATATAGTTGATATAACAAATTTTGTAATGTTAGAGCAAGGACAACCATTACATGCATTTGATTTAAATGAGCTTCCAACTGGAAAAATAGTTGTAAGAAATGCAGTAGAAGGCGAAAAATTTACTACATTAGATGAAGTTGAAAGAACTTTAGACAAAGATATGCTTGTTATAACTGATGGTGAAAAGCCAGTTGCTATAGCAGGAATAATGGGTGGATTAAACTCAGGTATAACTGATAATACTACAGCAGTATTATTTGAAGGTGCAGCATTCAATGCTGATAGCATAAGATTAACTTCTAAAAAACTAGGTCTTAGAACTGAAGCATCTGGAAGATATGAAAAAGGTGTTTGTACACAACTTTCAATAACAGGTGTGGAAAGAGCTTGTCAATTAGTAGAAATACTTGGTGCGGGTAGAGTTTTAAGAGGTACAGTTGAAGATTATCAAATTAAACAAGAAGCACAAACTTTAACTGTAAATCCATCAAGAATAATAAAAAATATAGGAATAGATTTATCATTAGATGGATTTGTAAAAATATTAGAAGATTTAGAATTCAAATGTGATTTAAAATCTGATGATGAAGTAGTTATAGAAGTTCCAACATTTAGGTTAGATATAGAACAAGAAGCTGATATATATGAAGAAATAGCTAGAATATATGGATTTGAAAATATACCTTCAGAACAATTAGAAGGTAATGCAACAGCTGGTGTTAAAACACCTCAACAAAAATTCATGGATAAAGTAAAAAATACAGCTACAAGCATAGGATTATATGAAATATTAACTTATTCATTTGTAAGTCCAAAATCATTAGATAAAATAAAATTACCTGAAGATGATAAAAAAAGAGATTATATTAAATTAATCAACCCACTTGGAGAAGATACATCAGTTATGAGAACTACAATGATGCCAAGTATGTTAAATGTATTATATACAAATATATCTCGTAAAGTTGAAAGTGGATTAGCCTTTGAATGTGGTCATACATTTACTCCACAAGAAGGATTACCAATAGAAACTAATCACTTATGTGTAGGTATGTACGGTAAAGATGTAAACTTCTTTGTATTAAAAGGTGCATTAGAAACAATACTAGATGCAGTAGGATTTGAAAACTATGAGATAATACCAGAAACTAATAATACTACATTCCATCCAGGAAGATGTGCTACAATAATGTATAATAATATATATATAGGTACTTTCGGAGAAGTTCATCCAGAAGTTATAGATAACTATAACTTAGGACAAAGAGTTTATCTTGCTGAATTAGATTTAGATTTAATATTTGAAAACTCAGATAGAACTATAATATACAATCCATTGCCAAAATATCCATCAACTTCTAGAGATATAGCTCTTTTAGTTAAAGATGATGTTATAGTAAAACAAATAGAAGATATAATAAAAGCCAATGGAGAAGATTTATTAGAAAGTTATAAATTATTCGATGTATATAAAGGTTCACAAATAGCTGACGGATATAAATCAATAGCATACTCTATCATATATAGAAGTAAAGATAAAACTCTAACAGATGAGGATGTAAACAAAGTACACCAGAATATAATAAGAGAGTTAGAAGAAAAGCTAGATGCGAAATTAAGATCAAACTAA